The following are encoded in a window of Thermus thermamylovorans genomic DNA:
- a CDS encoding zinc ribbon domain-containing protein, whose protein sequence is MRSVNGADAPQKGQLEALRALYSLQERDLEIDRLQKETEDLPQDLLAVKAQVEALEEELAGLLERQAELRREYARHSLDLEDLSAKEKQAEAEQRQAQSAREQTQYENRIQQIKDRIRELLELSTPIMEAMENVEEAIARVEAELSALRPRLEELLEANRVRVEALRAEIARRLEERARMAQGIPGPVLREYEAIRRARKGTGVVRMVRQGQAFRCEGCNVVLPTHVAQKVVQGQLTRCPSCGRLLWKGE, encoded by the coding sequence ATGAGGAGCGTGAACGGGGCAGACGCTCCCCAAAAGGGACAGCTGGAGGCGCTCAGGGCCCTCTATAGCCTCCAGGAGAGGGATCTGGAGATAGATCGACTCCAGAAGGAAACCGAGGACCTGCCCCAGGACCTCCTTGCGGTCAAGGCCCAGGTGGAAGCCCTGGAGGAAGAGCTGGCGGGGCTCTTGGAACGGCAGGCGGAGTTGCGCCGGGAGTACGCCCGCCACAGCTTGGACCTCGAGGACCTTTCGGCCAAGGAAAAGCAGGCCGAGGCCGAGCAGCGCCAGGCCCAAAGCGCCCGGGAGCAGACCCAGTACGAGAACCGCATCCAGCAGATCAAGGACCGGATCCGGGAGCTGCTGGAGCTCTCCACCCCCATCATGGAGGCCATGGAGAACGTGGAGGAGGCCATCGCCCGGGTGGAGGCGGAGCTTTCCGCCCTGAGGCCGCGCCTGGAAGAGCTACTGGAGGCTAACCGGGTGCGGGTGGAGGCCCTGCGGGCCGAGATCGCCCGCCGCCTGGAGGAGCGGGCGCGCATGGCCCAGGGCATCCCCGGCCCCGTGCTCCGGGAGTACGAGGCCATCCGCCGCGCCCGCAAGGGTACGGGGGTGGTGCGCATGGTGCGCCAGGGCCAGGCCTTCCGCTGCGAAGGGTGCAACGTGGTCCTGCCCACCCACGTGGCCCAGAAGGTGGTGCAGGGGCAGCTCACCCGCTGCCCCTCCTGCGGCCGGCTCCTGTGGAAGGGGGAGTGA
- a CDS encoding OsmC family protein, producing the protein MPIRRASAVWEGGLRDGKGTMHLGSQAFEGPYSFPSRFEEGVGTNPEELIAAAHAGCFAMALSASLEREGFPPRRVAAEARVHLEMVEGKPTIRRIQLLAEAEVPGIPPEKFQEIAQAAKEGCPVSRALAGVGEISLEARLLP; encoded by the coding sequence ATGCCGATAAGAAGGGCAAGCGCAGTATGGGAGGGCGGTTTGCGGGACGGCAAGGGCACCATGCACCTGGGCAGCCAGGCCTTTGAGGGGCCCTACTCCTTCCCTTCCCGCTTCGAGGAGGGGGTGGGGACCAACCCGGAGGAGCTCATCGCCGCCGCTCACGCAGGGTGCTTCGCCATGGCCCTCTCTGCCTCCTTGGAGCGGGAGGGCTTTCCGCCCAGGCGGGTGGCCGCCGAGGCCCGGGTGCACCTGGAGATGGTGGAGGGCAAGCCCACTATCCGCCGCATCCAGCTCCTGGCGGAGGCGGAGGTGCCGGGTATACCCCCGGAGAAGTTCCAGGAGATTGCCCAGGCCGCCAAGGAGGGTTGCCCCGTGTCCCGGGCCCTAGCGGGGGTAGGGGAGATCTCCCTCGAGGCCCGCCTGCTTCCCTGA
- a CDS encoding metalloenzyme gives MLFLFVDGLGLGETLEDLFPLLLELGPRPLEATLGVEGLPQSGTGQTTLLTGVNAARLLGHHQGPFPSPRLRPLLRQSLYAWARERGLKVLHANAYRPDYLRRATEGPRTLLSAFALAAQLAGLPLLASDHPLALPPAFWEDPYGAGAKAAALARSFHLVVLEHWALDLAAHRFPESLPSRFQEVSAFIQGFLAEGGTLLLTSDHGNAEEPWHRRHTRNPVPLVYTGEAPFWPRDLPGFLPWLQMVITSKITKSDRNT, from the coding sequence GTGCTCTTCCTCTTCGTGGACGGCCTGGGCCTGGGGGAGACCCTGGAGGACCTCTTCCCCCTCCTCCTGGAGCTCGGACCCAGGCCCCTGGAGGCCACCTTAGGGGTGGAGGGCCTGCCCCAGTCGGGGACGGGCCAGACCACCCTCCTCACCGGGGTGAACGCCGCCCGGCTCCTCGGCCACCACCAGGGCCCCTTCCCCAGCCCCCGCCTTCGGCCCCTCCTGCGGCAAAGCCTCTACGCCTGGGCCCGGGAAAGGGGCCTGAAGGTGCTCCACGCCAACGCCTATCGACCGGATTACCTCAGGCGAGCCACGGAGGGTCCAAGGACCCTTCTTTCGGCCTTCGCCCTGGCCGCCCAGCTGGCCGGCCTGCCCCTTTTGGCCTCGGACCACCCCCTGGCCCTCCCCCCCGCCTTCTGGGAGGACCCCTACGGGGCAGGGGCGAAGGCGGCCGCCCTGGCCCGGAGCTTCCACCTGGTGGTCCTGGAGCACTGGGCCCTGGACCTGGCCGCCCACCGCTTCCCCGAGAGCCTGCCCTCGCGTTTTCAAGAGGTTTCGGCCTTCATTCAGGGCTTCTTGGCGGAAGGGGGCACCTTGCTCCTCACCTCCGACCACGGCAACGCCGAGGAGCCCTGGCACCGGAGGCATACCCGGAACCCCGTACCCTTGGTCTACACGGGGGAGGCGCCCTTTTGGCCGCGGGACCTGCCCGGCTTTCTCCCTTGGTTGCAAATGGTTATCACTTCTAAAATAACAAAATCCGACCGGAATACTTGA
- a CDS encoding iron ABC transporter substrate-binding protein — translation MQRRSFLIGVTSLALSGLGLAQQQTLTVYSGRGEALVGPLVQQFQRETGIRVTVRYGTDAAILAALQEEGARSPADVVWLNTSGALGRAAELGLLRPLGEALLRQPAAFVPGSGRWVPVTVRLRVLAYNPDRFRPEELPSSILDLPRFARERVLGGRMGWIPTYSSFQDMVAAMIALHGEARTRQWLEEMRGLNHRVYASNTAMVDAIRAGEIDLASTNHYYVVRFQRAGFRVGMTQFRDGDVGNLALVTGAGIHRNSRNLQAATRFLTYLLSDRGQQYFVGNIGEYAVTGRVVPDPRLLPLEETRRKSPDLDFERLPLEQALRLLRELGIL, via the coding sequence ATGCAGAGAAGATCCTTCCTCATCGGCGTAACCAGCCTAGCCCTGTCGGGTTTAGGCCTGGCCCAGCAGCAGACCCTGACGGTCTACAGCGGACGCGGGGAGGCCCTGGTGGGGCCCTTGGTGCAGCAGTTCCAGCGGGAAACCGGCATCCGGGTTACGGTGCGCTACGGCACCGACGCCGCCATCCTGGCGGCCCTGCAGGAGGAAGGGGCCCGCTCCCCCGCGGACGTGGTCTGGCTGAACACCTCGGGGGCCCTGGGTCGGGCCGCGGAGCTGGGCCTGCTCCGACCCCTGGGAGAGGCCCTCCTGCGCCAACCCGCAGCCTTCGTTCCTGGGTCAGGACGCTGGGTGCCGGTGACGGTACGGCTAAGGGTACTGGCCTACAACCCGGACAGGTTCCGTCCGGAGGAGCTGCCCTCCTCCATCCTGGACCTCCCTCGCTTCGCCCGGGAGCGGGTCTTAGGCGGGCGCATGGGCTGGATCCCCACCTACTCCAGCTTCCAGGACATGGTGGCGGCCATGATCGCCCTCCACGGGGAGGCCCGCACCCGGCAGTGGCTGGAGGAGATGCGGGGCCTGAACCATCGGGTCTACGCTTCCAACACCGCCATGGTGGACGCCATCCGTGCGGGGGAGATCGACCTGGCCTCCACCAACCACTACTACGTGGTCCGCTTCCAGCGGGCGGGTTTCCGGGTGGGCATGACCCAGTTCCGGGATGGGGACGTGGGTAACCTGGCCCTGGTCACGGGGGCCGGGATCCACCGCAACAGCCGCAATCTGCAAGCGGCCACCCGCTTCCTCACCTACCTCCTCTCCGACCGCGGCCAGCAGTACTTCGTGGGCAACATCGGGGAGTACGCGGTCACCGGCCGGGTGGTGCCCGACCCCAGGCTCCTGCCCCTGGAGGAGACCCGGAGGAAATCCCCCGACCTGGACTTCGAAAGGCTCCCCCTGGAGCAGGCCCTCAGGCTCCTGCGGGAGCTGGGCATCCTCTGA
- a CDS encoding ABC transporter permease codes for MIRVQRLHQLPGLLPFLVPALLTGGGVALPVLYLVLRALEADLEVLREILLRPKNLELLLNTLALLLGVLLLTTLLALPLAFLTTRTDLKGKRPFTVLLTLPLAIPGYVGAYVLLAATGAGGLLPLPRPEGYWGALLVLSLITYPYLFLGLRAAFLGLDPSQEEAARTLGMGPWRAFFRVTLPQLLPALLSGYLIVGLHVLGDFGTVSLLRYETFSYAIYLQYYAAFDRVYAAWLALFLLLLTGGLLLLEGLLLRRLSLARAGKGSPRPARPLALGPLAPLAYALVLLPVLAALVFPLYALFHLASRFPLERLFGVYEALLHSALAAAPAAFLAVGMALPIAYLVVRHPSPGSRALERLAYLGYAIPPLAFALAWIFFSLRSLPFLYGTLPLLVLVLALHFLAETLGPVRGALYQVPRRLEEAARTLGETPTRAFFRVTFPLLWRGAVAGGALAFIGAAKELPLTLLLAPLGYPTLATRVFGYTQEAMFAEAAPFALLITLLSAAFVGVLLWSERRF; via the coding sequence ATGATCCGCGTTCAGAGGCTCCACCAGCTTCCCGGACTCCTGCCCTTCCTGGTGCCCGCCCTCCTCACCGGGGGCGGGGTGGCCCTGCCCGTCCTCTACCTGGTCCTTAGGGCCCTGGAGGCGGACCTCGAGGTCCTGCGGGAAATCCTCCTCAGGCCGAAGAACCTGGAGCTCCTCCTGAACACCCTGGCCCTCCTCCTGGGGGTCCTCCTCCTCACCACCCTCCTCGCCCTACCCCTGGCCTTCCTCACCACCCGCACGGACCTCAAGGGCAAGCGCCCCTTCACCGTCCTCCTCACCCTGCCCCTGGCCATCCCCGGGTATGTGGGGGCCTACGTCCTCCTGGCCGCCACCGGGGCGGGGGGGCTTTTGCCCCTGCCCCGGCCCGAGGGATACTGGGGGGCCCTCCTGGTCCTCTCCCTCATCACCTACCCTTACCTCTTCCTAGGCCTGCGGGCCGCCTTCCTGGGGCTGGACCCCAGCCAAGAGGAGGCGGCCAGAACCTTGGGGATGGGCCCCTGGCGGGCCTTCTTCCGGGTAACCCTGCCCCAGCTCCTCCCCGCCCTCCTTTCGGGTTACCTCATCGTGGGGCTCCACGTCCTGGGGGACTTCGGCACCGTGAGCCTCCTGCGCTACGAGACCTTCTCCTACGCCATCTACCTGCAGTACTACGCCGCCTTCGACCGGGTATACGCCGCCTGGCTGGCCCTCTTCCTCCTCCTCCTCACCGGGGGCCTCCTCCTCCTGGAGGGCCTCCTTCTCCGCCGCCTGAGCCTGGCCCGCGCGGGCAAGGGCTCCCCCCGGCCGGCCAGACCCCTGGCCCTGGGCCCCCTGGCCCCCCTGGCCTACGCCCTGGTCCTCCTCCCCGTCCTGGCGGCCCTGGTCTTCCCCCTCTACGCCCTCTTCCACCTGGCGAGCCGCTTCCCCCTGGAAAGGCTCTTCGGGGTCTACGAGGCCCTTCTCCACTCCGCCCTGGCGGCAGCCCCGGCCGCCTTCCTAGCGGTGGGCATGGCCCTGCCCATTGCCTACCTGGTGGTCCGTCACCCCTCGCCGGGTTCCCGAGCCCTGGAGCGCCTAGCCTACCTGGGCTACGCCATCCCGCCCCTGGCCTTCGCTCTGGCCTGGATCTTCTTCAGCCTGAGGAGCCTTCCCTTCCTCTACGGCACCCTCCCCCTCCTGGTCCTGGTCCTGGCCCTCCACTTCCTGGCGGAAACCCTGGGACCGGTGCGGGGGGCCCTTTACCAGGTGCCGAGGCGCCTGGAGGAGGCCGCGCGGACCCTGGGGGAAACCCCCACGCGGGCCTTTTTCCGGGTAACCTTCCCCCTCCTGTGGCGGGGAGCGGTGGCCGGGGGGGCCCTGGCCTTCATCGGGGCGGCCAAGGAGCTGCCCCTCACCCTGCTGCTGGCCCCCCTGGGCTACCCCACCCTGGCCACCCGGGTTTTCGGCTACACTCAAGAGGCCATGTTCGCTGAGGCCGCCCCCTTCGCCCTCCTCATCACCCTGCTCTCGGCGGCCTTCGTGGGGGTGTTGCTTTGGAGCGAGCGCCGCTTCTAG
- a CDS encoding ABC transporter ATP-binding protein — protein sequence MERAPLLELRGLRKRFGEHEVLKGIDLWVYPGEILALLGPSGCGKTTLLRVVAGLETPEAGEVLLEGRDLTPLPPERRGIGFVFQDYALFPHLTALGNVAFGLRGKDRLERAKRALERVGMTLFQDRRPGELSGGQQQRVALARALAPGPKLVLLDEPFSSLDASLRASTREEVRKILKETGTTALLVTHDQEEALSFADRLGVMRGGRLEQVGTPEEVYLKPKTPFVAQFLGRTNLLHGEGRGAYAETCLGRVPLAEAAFGPAFLSLRPEALRLLPDTGEPGVLGVVLAREFKGHDLTYRVRLLAPEKEILVQEGPESPFRVGDRVRVGVVGVGVALEGEGRRVPVGTD from the coding sequence TTGGAGCGAGCGCCGCTTCTAGAGCTGAGGGGCCTACGGAAGCGCTTCGGGGAGCACGAGGTGCTGAAGGGGATCGACCTCTGGGTCTACCCGGGGGAGATCCTGGCCCTCCTGGGGCCCTCGGGGTGCGGCAAGACCACCCTCCTCCGGGTGGTGGCCGGGCTGGAGACCCCGGAGGCGGGGGAGGTCCTCCTGGAGGGCCGAGACCTCACCCCCTTGCCCCCGGAACGCCGGGGCATCGGCTTCGTCTTCCAGGACTACGCCCTCTTCCCCCACCTCACCGCCTTGGGCAACGTGGCCTTTGGCCTCAGGGGCAAGGACCGGCTGGAAAGGGCCAAAAGGGCCCTGGAACGGGTGGGGATGACCCTCTTCCAAGACCGCAGGCCCGGGGAGCTCTCCGGGGGGCAGCAGCAGCGGGTGGCCCTGGCCCGGGCCCTGGCCCCCGGGCCCAAGCTGGTCCTCTTGGACGAGCCCTTTTCCAGCCTGGACGCCAGCCTCAGGGCCAGCACCCGGGAGGAGGTGCGGAAGATCCTCAAGGAGACGGGCACCACCGCCCTCCTGGTCACCCACGACCAGGAGGAGGCCCTTTCCTTCGCCGACCGCCTGGGGGTCATGCGGGGGGGGAGGCTGGAGCAGGTGGGCACCCCCGAGGAGGTCTACCTCAAGCCCAAGACCCCCTTCGTGGCCCAGTTCCTGGGCCGCACCAACCTCCTCCACGGGGAGGGGCGCGGGGCTTACGCGGAAACCTGCCTGGGGCGGGTTCCCCTGGCCGAGGCCGCCTTTGGACCCGCCTTCCTCTCCCTCCGGCCCGAGGCCCTGCGGCTCCTCCCGGACACCGGGGAACCCGGGGTCCTGGGGGTGGTCTTGGCCCGGGAGTTCAAGGGGCACGACCTCACCTACCGGGTGCGCCTCCTGGCTCCGGAGAAGGAGATCCTGGTCCAGGAGGGGCCGGAAAGCCCCTTCCGCGTGGGGGACCGGGTGCGGGTGGGGGTGGTGGGGGTAGGGGTGGCCCTCGAGGGAGAGGGGCGCCGGGTCCCTGTGGGCACCGACTGA
- the truA gene encoding tRNA pseudouridine(38-40) synthase TruA: MRRVLILAEYDGTGFAGLQRQRPGLRTVQGELEGALGRIGALPKAVAAGRTDAGVHALAMPFHFDLPGRIPTARIPEALNRFLPQDLKVLSAREVAPDFHARKDALWRAYRYRLLLRPHPSPLLRGRALWVGRPLDLAALREALPLLLGRHNFLGFAREEVGEGVRELYEARLEAAEGELGPELHLYFRGRSFLRGQVRGMVGTLLEVGLGKRSPESLRRILEEGDRRLAGPSAPPQGLYFLEAAYPEERLSPSATGSGDPRRPAGRPPRS, encoded by the coding sequence GTGCGCCGCGTCCTGATCCTGGCTGAGTACGACGGCACCGGCTTCGCCGGGCTGCAGCGGCAGCGCCCGGGCCTGCGCACCGTACAGGGGGAGCTGGAAGGGGCTTTGGGGAGGATCGGGGCCTTGCCCAAGGCGGTGGCCGCCGGGCGCACCGACGCCGGGGTCCACGCCCTGGCCATGCCCTTCCACTTCGACCTCCCGGGGAGGATCCCCACCGCAAGGATCCCCGAGGCCCTGAACCGCTTTCTCCCCCAGGACCTCAAGGTGCTCTCCGCAAGGGAGGTGGCCCCGGACTTCCACGCCCGCAAGGACGCCCTCTGGCGGGCCTACCGCTACCGCCTCCTCCTCCGCCCCCACCCCTCCCCCCTCCTGCGGGGGCGGGCCCTCTGGGTGGGCAGGCCCCTGGACCTCGCCGCCCTCCGGGAAGCCCTCCCCCTCCTCCTCGGACGGCACAACTTCCTGGGCTTCGCCAGGGAAGAGGTGGGGGAAGGGGTCAGGGAGCTTTACGAGGCCCGCCTGGAGGCGGCGGAGGGGGAGCTCGGGCCCGAACTCCACCTCTACTTCCGGGGGAGGAGCTTCCTCCGGGGCCAGGTGCGGGGAATGGTGGGCACCCTTCTGGAGGTAGGCCTAGGCAAGCGCTCCCCGGAAAGCCTGCGGCGGATCCTGGAGGAAGGGGACCGCCGCCTGGCCGGCCCCAGCGCCCCGCCCCAGGGGCTTTACTTCCTCGAGGCCGCCTACCCCGAGGAAAGGCTCTCCCCTAGCGCAACCGGCTCCGGGGATCCAAGGCGTCCCGCAGGCCGTCCCCCACGAAGTTGA
- a CDS encoding ABC transporter permease — MATQTLQTKPRTFFYLFWRRFRRHRLAMASLAVIVLLILTALLAPWVAPHDPFAQPRGEDLFERIFAPPSPEHPLGTDDLGRDVLSRLIYGARVSLLVGFAVSFSSIFVGLLMGSLAGYYAGRPLRLYLGPLRREREGWYPLAFVLWRPLSWLLYYGLLYLAWQMALGLTETARLAGSPLALGFLVLIGLGLLWAAFWGLRGKAMLDLDTAISRLIDFMLAIPTLPLLLVLSALLRDPRVPFGAWLQNALGDAASVFLIILILVLFGWLTSARIVRGQILSLREQDYATAAQALGASDFRVLFRHLVPNALAPLVVLATLQIGYAILVESALSFLGFGIQPPVATWGNMLANAQEYIFMAPWLALPPGFMIFLTVLAFNFVGDGLRDALDPRSRLR; from the coding sequence ATGGCGACCCAGACCCTGCAGACCAAGCCCCGCACCTTCTTCTACCTCTTCTGGCGGCGCTTCCGGCGCCACCGGCTGGCCATGGCCAGCCTGGCGGTAATCGTCCTCCTGATTCTCACGGCCCTCCTGGCCCCCTGGGTGGCCCCCCACGACCCCTTCGCCCAGCCCCGCGGGGAGGACCTCTTCGAGCGCATCTTCGCCCCCCCTAGCCCCGAGCACCCTCTGGGCACCGACGACCTGGGCCGGGACGTCCTCTCCCGGCTCATCTACGGGGCCCGGGTCTCCCTCCTGGTGGGCTTCGCCGTCTCCTTCTCCAGTATCTTCGTGGGCCTCCTCATGGGCTCCTTGGCGGGCTACTACGCGGGCCGGCCCCTGCGCCTCTACCTGGGTCCCCTGCGGCGGGAGCGGGAGGGCTGGTATCCCCTGGCCTTTGTCCTCTGGCGGCCTCTCTCCTGGCTCCTCTACTACGGCCTGCTCTACCTGGCCTGGCAGATGGCCTTGGGCCTCACGGAAACGGCACGCCTGGCCGGGTCTCCCCTGGCCTTGGGGTTCTTGGTCCTGATCGGTCTGGGGCTTCTCTGGGCCGCCTTTTGGGGCCTTAGGGGCAAGGCCATGCTGGACCTGGACACGGCCATCAGCCGCCTCATCGACTTCATGCTGGCCATCCCCACCCTGCCCCTCCTCCTGGTGCTCTCCGCCCTCTTGCGCGACCCCCGGGTGCCCTTCGGCGCCTGGCTGCAGAACGCCTTGGGGGACGCAGCCAGCGTCTTCCTCATCATCCTGATCCTGGTCCTCTTCGGCTGGCTCACCTCGGCCCGCATCGTGCGGGGGCAGATCCTCTCCCTGCGGGAGCAGGACTACGCCACCGCGGCCCAGGCCCTGGGGGCCTCGGACTTCCGCGTGCTTTTCCGCCACCTGGTGCCCAACGCCCTGGCACCCTTGGTGGTGCTGGCCACCCTGCAGATTGGCTACGCCATCCTGGTGGAATCGGCTCTCTCCTTCCTGGGCTTCGGCATCCAGCCCCCGGTGGCCACCTGGGGGAACATGCTGGCCAACGCCCAGGAGTACATCTTCATGGCCCCTTGGTTGGCCCTGCCCCCGGGGTTCATGATCTTCCTCACCGTTTTGGCCTTCAACTTCGTGGGGGACGGCCTGCGGGACGCCTTGGATCCCCGGAGCCGGTTGCGCTAG
- a CDS encoding ABC transporter permease — protein sequence MAAYILRRLLQMIPLLLAASFVIFALLSLQPGDPLDEVRMQNPRITAEELQALRRAYGLDDPIHVRYAKWLTRAVQGDLGYSRTYGISAVEYIFEQRLPKTLLLSGLALFLALLVAIPVGVFSAVRQYTPADYTITFLAFVGLSIPNFFLGILLLYLFAVRLPELIPGFPQFPTGGVPPILFAEVRQGFVPLGEYLRQWAWHLTLPVIVLATGSMAEWTRFMRASLLEVLSQDYIRTARAKGLAERVVLYKHALRNALIPIVTLVGLAIPAVMSGAVLTETVFSYPGMGRAIFDALVEKDYNVAMAALAFLALMVALFNLLADLAYAVVDPRIRYS from the coding sequence ATGGCGGCTTACATCCTGCGTCGGCTTTTGCAGATGATCCCCCTGCTGCTGGCGGCCTCCTTCGTCATCTTCGCTCTCCTTTCCCTGCAGCCGGGGGACCCTTTGGACGAGGTGCGCATGCAAAACCCCCGGATCACCGCCGAGGAGCTCCAGGCCCTCCGGCGGGCCTACGGTCTGGACGACCCCATCCACGTGCGCTACGCCAAGTGGCTTACCCGGGCGGTCCAGGGGGACCTGGGCTACAGCCGCACCTACGGCATATCCGCCGTGGAGTACATCTTCGAGCAGCGGCTGCCCAAGACCCTGCTCCTCTCCGGCCTGGCCCTCTTCTTGGCCCTCCTGGTGGCCATCCCCGTGGGGGTTTTCTCGGCGGTGCGGCAGTACACCCCGGCGGACTACACCATCACCTTTTTGGCCTTCGTGGGCCTTTCCATCCCCAACTTCTTCCTGGGCATCCTCCTCCTTTACCTCTTCGCCGTGCGCCTGCCCGAGCTCATTCCCGGCTTCCCCCAGTTCCCCACGGGCGGGGTACCTCCCATTCTCTTCGCCGAGGTGCGCCAGGGTTTCGTGCCCCTGGGGGAGTACCTCCGGCAGTGGGCCTGGCACCTGACCCTGCCCGTGATCGTGCTGGCCACCGGCTCCATGGCGGAGTGGACCCGGTTCATGCGGGCCTCCCTCCTGGAGGTCCTCTCCCAGGACTACATCCGTACCGCCCGGGCCAAGGGTCTGGCCGAGCGGGTGGTCCTCTACAAGCACGCCCTCAGGAACGCCCTCATCCCCATCGTAACCCTGGTGGGCCTGGCCATCCCCGCGGTGATGAGCGGGGCGGTGCTCACCGAGACCGTCTTCAGCTACCCCGGGATGGGCCGGGCCATCTTCGACGCCCTAGTGGAGAAAGACTACAACGTGGCCATGGCCGCCCTGGCCTTCTTGGCCCTAATGGTGGCCCTCTTCAACCTGCTTGCGGACCTGGCCTACGCGGTGGTGGACCCCCGCATCCGTTACAGCTAG
- a CDS encoding peptide ABC transporter substrate-binding protein produces MRRAGKLTVLGLALWGLAWAGPADNSLIVGASQEPRVLAGDFLSIISNQSIKAEIEQYLFVPFITIDLDGNNVAVLATEVPTVQNGRVRFTDIGGGQRRLEIDLTIRPDARWSDGRPITTDDVRFYFEVGKAPGMPVLDPDYWRRVDLRVRDARNFTVIFQPAYATDLIGGPGLPIGYAPRHIMGAAWEQVRRQAAGLDPTRDAQRLNELYRGFFTQFSTPGYLNQRQMVYSGPFVVQRWVPGSTVELVRNPNFFIEPPGGHGRYVQRVTYRFIQNTASLQVAFMGGSLDAISRVGLTFDQARAREFVNRVGRNFDIWFVPGAIWEHIDINQFPNVQQVRDLGLNDRRTRQALLHAINREGFVRTFFQGLQPVSHIWIAPTNALHNPNVRRYEYNLDRARALLAEMGWRPGPDGILQRTVDGRTVRFEIEWVTTAGNVVRERFQQFVAEDFRRIGIATRINNAPSAVVFADDFIQRASEGRWTGMFMFAWVSSLVENGDLFACEFRPTRENNYVGQNVGGWCNPEYDRLRAQAVVEFDQTRRKQLFDRMQEIWAEELPALPLYFRADPLVVRRGLVNYVSAAYSGGNNYPNWWPWAIGWEQRGAQKLFDQAKYALTVR; encoded by the coding sequence ATGCGGCGAGCAGGCAAGCTAACTGTACTCGGTCTAGCCCTTTGGGGCCTGGCCTGGGCGGGCCCCGCGGACAACAGCCTCATCGTGGGGGCTTCCCAGGAGCCCAGGGTGCTGGCGGGGGACTTCCTCAGCATCATCTCCAACCAGTCCATCAAGGCGGAGATCGAGCAGTACCTCTTCGTCCCCTTCATCACCATCGACCTGGACGGCAACAACGTGGCCGTCTTGGCCACGGAGGTGCCCACGGTGCAGAACGGCCGGGTGCGCTTCACCGACATCGGCGGCGGGCAGCGGCGGCTGGAGATCGACCTCACCATCCGCCCCGACGCCCGCTGGTCCGACGGCCGCCCCATCACCACCGACGACGTCCGCTTCTACTTCGAGGTGGGCAAGGCCCCGGGGATGCCCGTCCTCGACCCCGACTACTGGCGCCGGGTGGACCTCAGGGTGCGGGACGCCCGCAACTTCACCGTGATCTTCCAGCCCGCCTACGCCACCGACCTGATTGGAGGTCCTGGACTTCCCATCGGCTACGCCCCCCGGCACATCATGGGGGCCGCCTGGGAGCAGGTGCGGCGGCAGGCGGCGGGCCTGGACCCCACCCGGGACGCCCAGCGGCTCAACGAGCTCTACCGGGGCTTCTTCACCCAGTTCTCCACCCCGGGCTACCTGAACCAGCGGCAGATGGTCTACTCCGGGCCCTTCGTGGTGCAGCGGTGGGTGCCGGGGAGCACGGTGGAGCTGGTGCGCAACCCCAACTTCTTCATCGAGCCGCCTGGGGGGCACGGGCGCTACGTGCAGCGGGTGACCTACCGCTTCATCCAGAACACCGCCTCCTTGCAGGTGGCCTTCATGGGCGGGAGCCTGGACGCCATCTCCCGGGTGGGCCTCACCTTCGACCAGGCCCGGGCCCGGGAGTTCGTGAACCGGGTGGGGCGCAACTTCGACATCTGGTTCGTGCCTGGGGCCATCTGGGAGCACATCGACATCAACCAGTTCCCCAACGTCCAGCAGGTGCGGGACCTGGGGCTCAACGACCGCCGCACCCGGCAGGCCCTGTTGCACGCCATCAACCGGGAGGGCTTCGTCCGCACCTTCTTCCAGGGCCTGCAGCCCGTTTCCCACATCTGGATCGCCCCCACCAACGCCCTGCACAACCCCAACGTGCGGCGGTACGAGTACAACCTGGACCGGGCGCGGGCGCTTTTGGCGGAGATGGGCTGGCGGCCTGGGCCGGACGGGATCCTGCAGCGGACGGTGGACGGGCGGACGGTGCGCTTTGAGATCGAGTGGGTGACCACGGCGGGCAACGTGGTGCGCGAGCGCTTCCAGCAGTTCGTGGCCGAGGACTTCCGCCGGATCGGCATCGCCACCCGCATCAACAACGCCCCCAGCGCCGTGGTCTTCGCCGACGACTTCATCCAGCGGGCCAGCGAGGGCCGCTGGACGGGCATGTTCATGTTCGCCTGGGTCTCCAGCCTGGTGGAGAACGGCGATCTCTTCGCCTGCGAGTTCCGGCCCACCCGGGAGAACAACTACGTGGGCCAGAACGTGGGCGGCTGGTGCAACCCCGAGTACGACCGCCTCCGGGCCCAGGCGGTGGTGGAGTTTGACCAGACCCGCCGCAAGCAGCTCTTTGACCGGATGCAGGAGATCTGGGCGGAGGAGCTTCCCGCCCTGCCCCTTTACTTCCGGGCCGACCCCCTGGTGGTGCGGAGGGGTCTCGTGAACTACGTGTCCGCGGCCTACTCGGGCGGGAACAACTACCCCAACTGGTGGCCTTGGGCCATCGGGTGGGAGCAGCGGGGGGCGCAGAAGCTGTTCGACCAGGCCAAGTACGCCCTCACCGTGCGCTAA